The genomic DNA TTTGAGGACATCCAGCGTATACCCATCCGGTAGATTTGCTGTTCTGGTGTACACAGGCGCGCGTAGTGAGAGGGCAACGCCAGAAATCTCGTACTGCAATACGATTTCCTGGGCAGGTTGCCCGCGGGGCGTAAAGCGCTCTGTTGTGGTCGGCATCTGATAACGATTCTGGTATATATTATCGCGCGAAAAGTACGTGCGCGAAAATGCTGCGTCTATAGATGCCTGAACGGATGTTTCTACCATAAACGGTTCGTTATCAACCAGCATGGTACCAGCAGCCTCTACAGGTGCAGCAACCAGGCTCGACTGGGCCGCCAAATCTACAGATGTGATGGTAACGGGCACAGGGGAGGGATTTAAGGCAGAGACGGCAACCTTGTACGTTTTCCCCGGAATTACAGCCCCCATTGTAGGGAGTGGCGCCCATGGACTTGTGCTCACAAAGGCATTCGACGGCAACGCAAGTGCGTTCACCTGCATTCCGAGCGCGGCGTGAATGGCATCTTCGAATTGTACTGCTTTCACACGCAATAAAAAGTGGCTTTCATGTTGTGGGCTGATTTGTTCAAGCAACTCCCGCGTAAGCTGCAAGCCTTCAACCAATGCCGGCACCACGCGGTGCGGTGCATCCATTGTAAACAACGCAATGGCCTGCGCTACCTGCTCTTCCAACAACATCAGGCGTTCCAGTACAGAAGAATCGTGCGTTTCGCCAAACAGGGCAAACATACCGGAAAGCGAGGTGTCAATGCCATCAAACAGATCTGTTTCTTCACCCGCTACGGCATCCTGACGTTCGTAGTAATAAGGGGTCGCGCCAGCAGATTGGCGGTATCGGCCGCTCGTTTGCGACTTTTGCAAACTCAAGCCGAAGTACCCAAAATTCTGGTAGGAGTCGCCCAATCTCTGAGCGTATGCGCCGGGGTCAACGGTTACATTGTAGGGTTCATTTGGGCGTACACCACCCCGGTAGACCTTTAACGGTTTCCAGGGGCGCAGCTGATGATAAAACAGATCTTCAACAAATCGATCCGGATCACCAGCAGCTTCAACAGCCTCGTGCGTAATCCCACCAATGGCCTGATGATGTCCGTGACCATCGCGCGGCGATCCATGAAAGCGAGAAACCACAACAAGCGGCCTGTTCAGCCTGATGACATGCACCATGTCCTGCAGAATCTGGTCGCGGCCCCAGTTTTTTATGGCTTCATCCAGGGTCTTGGAATAGCCGTAATCGGTGAGTGACGTGAAATACTGGTCATCGAGCCCATAGTAGCGCGCAGATTGCCGGAGTTCTTCTGTACGAATCATTCCCAGCGCATCAAACAGCTCAGCGCCGATTGCATTGGCACCGCCTTCTCCCCTGTTCAGCGTGAGCATAGACGTTCGATATCCTTTACCACGCCCAAGATAGGTCAACAAGCCAGCGTGTTCATCGTCTGGATGTGCCGTGGTATGCATCACACTGCCAATGGTGGAGAGTTTAAGCAAGCGTTCCCAGAGGCCGGCGCTGCCTCTGTCAGCCGCTATGGCATGTGGCCCCCGCTTATCGCCAAGGTTCATCAACACGCGATCCAATTTGGGCGGTTGAACGTCCTGGGCCATTACCTCAACGGCCAAGAGCGAGACAAGTAAGAAAATAGAGACGATGGATTTCATCATACCAAATACCTACGTTTACCGCGCAAAAGATTGTAAAATATCCGCGTTGAACGTGGCAAAGCCAACTACATCATGGGCACAGAATCGCCATTAACTATGTATGCGCGCGTTGCTGAAGTTTCTGTAGAAAAATATACAGAGTCAACCGTCGCCCAAAGGAATGATGTGGTTGCACTTGAAGAGCCACTTGAAATCGTTCTTTTAGCGTATCAGAAAAGAGCCCCTGTTCGCATACCCGTTGCTATAACGATGCGCACGCCGGGTGACGATAAACATCTGTCGCTGGGACTCCTGTTTGCAGAAGGAATCATCTCATCCATGGATGACGTCACCCGTGTAGAAGAGGCGGCAGCAAATACCCGAGACAAACCGTTTACTACTGCCATCACCGTTTATTTAAAAGACCACGTACCTGTAGACCCTGCATCGTTTGCGCGGCAATTCCCCAGCACTTCCAGCTGTGGGATTTGTGGACGCTTGGAGCTACCCGATATTCGTACCAGAGAAAGCTCACAGGCCGGCCCGTCGGTCAAAACTTCGCTACTTTACACATTACCGGCAAAAGCACGCCAGCGACAAACCTTGTTTCAACATACAGGCGGCATTCACAGTGCAGCCTTGTTTGACAGCGAAGGCAACCTCATGATGGTGGCAGAAGACATCGGCCGGCACAACGCGCTGGATAAACTGATAGGAAGAGCCCTTGTAAACGGTACGCTGCTGTCAGATGCTATGCTACTTTTGAGCGGCCGGGTTAGCTATGAACTGATGCAAAAAGCAATTGCTGCCCGCATCAGGTGCGTATTCGCAATCGGTGCGCCATCTAGCCTCGCGGTTGAATTGGCGTGCACCTATGACGTGACACTCATTGGCTTTCTCAAAGAGAACAGATTCAATGTGTATGCCGGCAAACAACGTATACTGCCAACTTAATGCCTACGAGGCCGGCTGCAAAGAAAAGGGAGGTGCGGTCTAAAAGAGCTGTACTACAAAAAAACGCGCAGATGCCAGGCACCTGCGCGTTAAAATCAAAAAACCGGGGTAGCCTAGCGGCCACTCAACGGAATACGTACGCCGGCGCCAATAACCAATTGGTCAAATCCACCAAGTACATATTTCAGTTCAGCATAGATGCGGCCAAACTCAACACCATATTCAACACCACCGCCTATGTTCAGGCCGATTTCAGTGTCGCTTGTGTTGACCAACCCAAGAAACTGGCTGCCAGGACCATCTACATCGATAGATACAATCCCAACGTTGATACCACCAATTCCATAGAGAATCAGCTGATCTGAACTAACCAGCATGTAATGGCCATTGAAGTTAATGGCAAACAGGTTGGTTTTGATTTCAGTATCTCCTGATGTCACCTTGTCACCAAAGAAATAGGTGATATCCGCGCCCACACGGATTTTATTTTCTTCGTTTACAACAAGGTGGCCGTTGGCCTGAAGGCCGAGGTTTTCAATACCTTCGCCAAACGCAAGTCCACCGCCAAACCACAGCTGTGCTGAGGCCTGCGAAGAGAACATGGTAAACAAGCCCAACATAAACAGAAAGGCTGTCAGGTTTTTGTAATTCTTACAACAGTTACACATAAGCCAGATTTTTTTATTAAGGGGGTGCACAATTACACGACCAAGCCAACACATGTATATTCTTTCAGCAGCGGGTCGAAGAAATATCAAGCCGGCTCATACAGTGCACTTGCGTGTATTTTCAAGTGCCTTTGGAAAATATGCCAACTGGTGGATAGAGTCCAGTTTCTTTCCACATTCGCAAGGGAAATTCACCGAAGTAACGTCCTTTGAACCAAGAAAAGGTGCCGACCATGATGGGCCGGCACCTTTTAAAACAAGCGGAATGACATCCAATTAAACAGACCCTGCCTGCTTAATTCTTCAATGAGCTAGTTGCCACCGATGGGCACCCGCACGCCGCCACCAATAACAAGTTGGTCAAAACCACCCAGAACCAGCTTGGCTTCGCCATATGCGTAACCAAATCCTACATCAAACTGGACGCCAGCGCCGGCGTTTAATCCAATTTCTGTATCCGTAACAGAGCTTGCACCAAACAGCTCACCTGTTCCGCCAAAATCTGCTTCAAATTTAAAGAATCCGATATTGAGGCCCGCAAGCGCGTACGCCATCAACGTTTCTGTTGTTGAGAAAATGTAGTGCCCGTTTGCATTGATCGTAAACAGCGATACATCTACCCCGGGTGCATCATCCGGGAAAAACAAGGTCAGGTCACCTGCCAGGTTGATGCCCCGCTCTTCATCCAGCGGATATACACCATTGGCCTGAATACCAATGGCTTCAATGTCGGTACCGAATACAAGTCCACCACCCAGTAAAAACGGGCTCTGTGCTTTTACAGCAGGTGTAAAAATCACAACGGTGATAAAGAGAATGGCCAGAGATACTGCTTTTTTCAGCGAATTACTTGCTGCGTACATAAAATTGTGGGTTAAATGTTTCTAATGATGAAAAGCCCTACTGCCGTAGATAAGTCCCGGGATGTGCTTAATAAAAACATGGCGGATTAAACATGTCCTGGGTGTAATCTATCCGCAGTAACGAAAAGCTACAAGAAAATAGGCGTAAAAGACCGGAAGTATGCGACACGCAAAAATTGCTCTTTGTATTTTCACATTTGGTAATCTTCACCATCAGTGATGAAATTCGTGGCCAGGTCTGTGTTTTACAGTAGACAGTATCATCCGGAACCAATACATCCTCTCTTACATAATGGCCCTTATCCTGTATTAAATACAGACTTTCGCACACTAACCTGGGAAATGCTTAGTGTGGTGGGATTCTTGCGCTGCTTTAAGCCAGCGTAACAATCAGAGAAAACATCTCGGCTGCATTAAGCATATTGCCGGCTTTGTGTGTATTTCCTGGTAGCAAGCCTGTTATTCTTTTCAGGGTATTTTGTGATACTGATACCGCCCGGCCCCATAACATAGCCTGGTAACCCTTTACATAGTTTGAAATACATGAAACGCTCTCCTGCCTTTTTTGCCCTGCTGTTTGCAGGCCTCTTTTTTGCCTTCTCCGGAACTGCTGTACAAGCACAGCAGGTTCCTGCAGCTGTTATAACCGGAACGGTGGTAGATGCTGAAACAGGTACGCCGTTGGCCGGCGCGCACGTTTTTATCGCTGAGTCGATGATTGGTACAACAACCGATGGCGATGGTCGGTACCGGCTTGAGCGTGTGCCGCTTGGTGCGCACCGCCTCTACGCCTCCATCATCGGTTTCGAGCCTGCCTTCCGCGACATCATGCTGCGTGAATCGCGGAGTTTCACCTTTGATTTCCAGATGAACGAAAGCGTGGCCGAGCTTGATGGGATTACGGTAGAAGCCCAGGGTGACAAACGCTGGAAGCGCCGGCTGCAACGGTTTACTAAAATCTTTGTGGGTGAAACGCCCAACTCGCGAGACACTAAAATCCTGAACCCCGAAGTACTCGATTTTGCAGACAAAGGGGGGACTTTGCTCGCTTTTGCAAACGACATCATCCAAATTGAAAACAAAGCCCTCGGCTATCGCATCCAATACTTCCTCAAAGACTTTAAAGCGGAGCCGTCTCGGATTCAGTACGATGGTGAACCATTGTACGAAGAGATGACACCAGAGAGTCCTGAGCAGGCGGCTATGTGGGAAGAAAACCGACGCAAAGCCTTTTACGGCTCTTTCCGCCACTTTATGCTTGCTGCAATTTCTGGTAAAGCCAAAGAGCACGGATTTGAGACGTTCCAGCGCGCCACACCAGCCGGCGCGGCTGGCCAGGGTACGTTTGAACGCGGCTCAGCCATGAACAACCAGCGGGTGCCCTTTGATGTAACCAAGTTGCTCAAAGACACCGACAACCCCAACGAAAAGCTGCTCGAACTTGACGGCGCCATCGAACTCATTTTCAAAGGTGAGCTCGAAAGCAAAGCCTATGTCGAATGGCAAAAAACGTTCGGCGGCCCCGGTGGCATCCGCGGCGATCGTTACCAGAAATCGCTCTTTTGGCAAGAAAACGGGCCAACGCTGGTCGACTACAAAGGCGACATCCTGAACCCTTACGGCGTTACCGTATCAGGACATCTTGCTTTTGAACGCGTGGCCGACGAGCTCCCCAAGGAATACCGCCCATCCCGGTAGGAATGCCGAATGCCGAATGCCGAATGCAAGATATTCCTTTGGCATTCGGCATTCCTGGACTCGATATTCAGCAGCCAGAAACATATCGTCTCGGGCGGTTTACATGAAAGTACAACCACCTTCTGACGTGCCTGCCCGTGAAGCACCCCATCGGACTCATAGCAATACTGCTGCTGCTCGTACCTGGCCACTTGATGGCGCAGTCCGATACCACGCTTGTATCTGGTCCTTTACCGGAAGCTAAGGCGGACCTTCTCTTGGCCGACACCACCGGCGCTGTTGTTGGAACTGCTACAGATGCAAGCACAGGCACGCCCCTGGCCGGCGCGCACGCCTTTGTCGGCGAAACAATGATCGGAACGGCAACTGATGCAGACGGCCGATTTGAGCTGACCAACGTCCCCCCTGGCCCGCACACCCTCTGGATCTCCATGATTGGTTTCGAGCCAGAGAAGCAAGACTTTATGGTTGGAGATACCACCAGCTTTACATTTGACCTCGCGCTAGAACCCATGGTTTTGGAGTTAGGGGAAGTGACTGTCAATGCAAGAAAGGACCGGCGTTGGAGGAAACGCTACAACACCTTTGAACGCCTCTTTCTGGGAGAATCTGATCTGTCAGATTTTGTGACCATCACAAATAAAGAGGTCCTCGATTTTGACGCAAACTGGTTGGGCCGCTTCTCGGCTAAAGCTGCTGAGTCGTTACTCATCGAAAATGAGGCGCTCGGCTACCGTGTTCAATACGTGTTAAAAGAGTTTTCCAGAGAAGGCATTACCATCAGATATGATGGCGATCCTTTTTTTGAAGAGATGGAGCCTGCAACAGCGGAGCAGGCACTTATGTGGGACGAGAACAGGAAAGCAGCTTTTCTTGGCTCATTCAAACACTTCCTCCTTGCCCTATTGAAGGGCAACACCTATGAAGCCGGCTTCAGGCTTAAGCAAATTCCATCCGTAGATGACATCCGCAACCAGAACCGTCGCTTCAGCATTGACCCCGATGACTTGTTACGCGCCGGCGAAAAGCCCGGTGATTTGTTGCTGGCTTTCCGCGGGGTTATCGAAATCACGTACGTCAATGAGTATGAAGGCGCGGACTACCAGAAATGGCAAGGTAGTTCACCACACCGCCGGCAGCAACACCAGCGTTCGTGGATTCGGCTTACAACCGGCCCTACCCTTATAGATCCAATAGGCGAAATTGTAGACCCGTACGGGGTCACAGTATATGGCTATTATGCCTTTGAACGGGTAGCCAATGATCTACCAAAAGAATATCGCATCGACGGCTAATCAGTAGTCTAACACATCGCGTACGTGCTCGATATACGGCACCCCCTTTCGGATCTCAACCCCAATAACATCGAACCGGCAAACGCGATCTTCAAGGTTATGGGTTAAGAGGTAATGATCAGCAGCACGTTGCACCAGGGCCAGTTTTTGTGGGGTTACCGCCTCTAGCGGTTTGCCGAACGTGCGCGTTGTACGTGTTTTCACCTCAACAAAGACGAGATCGCCAATCGCATGGCCGGCTTCAGGCTGGTCTTCACACACCAAATCAATTTCAGCAGCGTGCGCTCTGTAGTTTTGGGCAAGGATGACAAAGCCGTTTGCGCGTAAATACCGCGCCGCCAACATCTCACCAAAGTCGCCCGTACGCTTCATACGGCAACCACCTGAAGCTTTGCCGGCTCAGGATTCGTCCGGACCAGAAGTGAATCTGCGGGCCATTTCGATAAGCTGCTTGGCCTCGTCGAGGTTGCGGCTTTGCACAAAGGGGAGCAGCGATTTGGAGAAGCCTTCAAAGACATCCATTAACTCGATCAGATTGCTTATGCGCGCTGCAAACTGCTCTTCTTCAGGGGAAAGCATCTCGCGTTGGCCTTCATCATCTCCTGTCAAAATCTGCCGGCACCCCAACAGTTGTTGCTTCACCGGCTGCAGTTCACGTTTTTCGCGTTCTTTAACAACACGCGTAGTAATCTTCCAGACGTCTTTTTCTGCTGTA from Bacteroidota bacterium includes the following:
- a CDS encoding PIG-L family deacetylase, encoding MMKSIVSIFLLVSLLAVEVMAQDVQPPKLDRVLMNLGDKRGPHAIAADRGSAGLWERLLKLSTIGSVMHTTAHPDDEHAGLLTYLGRGKGYRTSMLTLNRGEGGANAIGAELFDALGMIRTEELRQSARYYGLDDQYFTSLTDYGYSKTLDEAIKNWGRDQILQDMVHVIRLNRPLVVVSRFHGSPRDGHGHHQAIGGITHEAVEAAGDPDRFVEDLFYHQLRPWKPLKVYRGGVRPNEPYNVTVDPGAYAQRLGDSYQNFGYFGLSLQKSQTSGRYRQSAGATPYYYERQDAVAGEETDLFDGIDTSLSGMFALFGETHDSSVLERLMLLEEQVAQAIALFTMDAPHRVVPALVEGLQLTRELLEQISPQHESHFLLRVKAVQFEDAIHAALGMQVNALALPSNAFVSTSPWAPLPTMGAVIPGKTYKVAVSALNPSPVPVTITSVDLAAQSSLVAAPVEAAGTMLVDNEPFMVETSVQASIDAAFSRTYFSRDNIYQNRYQMPTTTERFTPRGQPAQEIVLQYEISGVALSLRAPVYTRTANLPDGYTLDVLKIAPRVAVNAAPATRIVPLNVQPAVFDVEIEVINNDPDGVRGALQLSVPEGWRVEPATHAVAIRHAGQQMQFAFRVTADELATEVYPVRATMTADGVAYSEGYELVDQPGLEKHYLFGKAQVDVHGLDVDIAQGLHIGYVMGVGDAVPDAIEQLGATVTLLAADMLETGDLNSFDAIVIGTRAYAVRQDLLQFNARLMDYAQQGGHLIVLYQTPEYQPQTMAPFAGRLPRNAEEISEEDAPVEILEPMHPVFNFPNKITAADFDHWVEQRGSKFFTEWDAAYTPLVSSNDTGQAPQQGGWLMAEVEAGHFTYFAYAIQRQAPFGIAGALRIFANVLSYGKETP
- the fdhD gene encoding formate dehydrogenase accessory sulfurtransferase FdhD translates to MYARVAEVSVEKYTESTVAQRNDVVALEEPLEIVLLAYQKRAPVRIPVAITMRTPGDDKHLSLGLLFAEGIISSMDDVTRVEEAAANTRDKPFTTAITVYLKDHVPVDPASFARQFPSTSSCGICGRLELPDIRTRESSQAGPSVKTSLLYTLPAKARQRQTLFQHTGGIHSAALFDSEGNLMMVAEDIGRHNALDKLIGRALVNGTLLSDAMLLLSGRVSYELMQKAIAARIRCVFAIGAPSSLAVELACTYDVTLIGFLKENRFNVYAGKQRILPT
- a CDS encoding carboxypeptidase-like regulatory domain-containing protein; amino-acid sequence: MKRSPAFFALLFAGLFFAFSGTAVQAQQVPAAVITGTVVDAETGTPLAGAHVFIAESMIGTTTDGDGRYRLERVPLGAHRLYASIIGFEPAFRDIMLRESRSFTFDFQMNESVAELDGITVEAQGDKRWKRRLQRFTKIFVGETPNSRDTKILNPEVLDFADKGGTLLAFANDIIQIENKALGYRIQYFLKDFKAEPSRIQYDGEPLYEEMTPESPEQAAMWEENRRKAFYGSFRHFMLAAISGKAKEHGFETFQRATPAGAAGQGTFERGSAMNNQRVPFDVTKLLKDTDNPNEKLLELDGAIELIFKGELESKAYVEWQKTFGGPGGIRGDRYQKSLFWQENGPTLVDYKGDILNPYGVTVSGHLAFERVADELPKEYRPSR
- a CDS encoding carboxypeptidase-like regulatory domain-containing protein, which codes for MKHPIGLIAILLLLVPGHLMAQSDTTLVSGPLPEAKADLLLADTTGAVVGTATDASTGTPLAGAHAFVGETMIGTATDADGRFELTNVPPGPHTLWISMIGFEPEKQDFMVGDTTSFTFDLALEPMVLELGEVTVNARKDRRWRKRYNTFERLFLGESDLSDFVTITNKEVLDFDANWLGRFSAKAAESLLIENEALGYRVQYVLKEFSREGITIRYDGDPFFEEMEPATAEQALMWDENRKAAFLGSFKHFLLALLKGNTYEAGFRLKQIPSVDDIRNQNRRFSIDPDDLLRAGEKPGDLLLAFRGVIEITYVNEYEGADYQKWQGSSPHRRQQHQRSWIRLTTGPTLIDPIGEIVDPYGVTVYGYYAFERVANDLPKEYRIDG
- a CDS encoding YraN family protein, encoding MKRTGDFGEMLAARYLRANGFVILAQNYRAHAAEIDLVCEDQPEAGHAIGDLVFVEVKTRTTRTFGKPLEAVTPQKLALVQRAADHYLLTHNLEDRVCRFDVIGVEIRKGVPYIEHVRDVLDY